A portion of the Pararge aegeria chromosome 10, ilParAegt1.1, whole genome shotgun sequence genome contains these proteins:
- the LOC120627037 gene encoding DNA mismatch repair protein Mlh3-like, whose translation MAMQKIPTVEQSLLCTSIYINNYKRVIEELVYNSLDAAASSIAIRVCIQENFIQVLDNGNGILKDNFSLLGQKYATSKYVDIRTLKSAPDKYGYKGMSLASIIDVSRNVQIISQCGKSDTTWMKTFANGIEKEVCKTISRPSNGTTVEIKGFLYNLNIQRRSIEPQNELLNIKTSLQQLSLVHCNVSISLRDDCKNEIILQIHKNRTIHDTLQSVFKISEKYFQELQVEKNEYKVKAFINKHNLETNNDYQYIYINGKYIHKSVLHRTLNESLSHFISTGSNRRKYKVKILYTLFSLISFKNNCFNRTVPFYFVFITCPNYDFDVTYNSEKTLVEFKDWNEINKLIDKLIKFYNGGLVSKKRDLNEVGNEEKKSNLKTEVKKIMNCILNNKSKQTRISQLQNGIKGKIRKRSRKKKKAVSGVKLTNKNNETYDPCQKKDYPDSPNVEQSKDQPEKQEFKLKISKNTQVINYAIKVSNQQVQKIEKPPITFQKNKDLLIKQFDDPTKTVRKRCKYLNRRVLKLLDKNVFKDPSRSGFCLEEIEPSIMSESIENRNNNCKPGNYIVQESESDNAEHIIEPINCCETILRSCNNELQDFENEFENSMSPIAKNHCKLQNVYEFNDGEVYYEDTIYKHFVKNVLINTEIFEPEVQNIKNLFLKRIEKINSDIQDQDADLIFDSLSLTEAKILGQIDRKFIASIINARSAKTNKSSNYLVLFDQHAVDERVRLESNLSDYIQDSGWKSIHIDPVTIVLCKDDYVYCVNHKEKLARFGLQWTFSSECEMLLNAIPNAILGKNPRQVEIVMKAVKKLISEQIQAIKSLRGNVSLYPKSIMELVFSEACKYAIKFGDKLSNSECANMISSLAGCKTPFQCAHGRPAIAVLMELRNNYNQSYKVNLTKIKTFKKVDTKDVSRRSS comes from the exons ATGGCTATGCAGAAAATACCAACAGTTGAACAAAGTTTATTGTGTACTTctatttacattaataattacaaaagagTGATTGAAGAActg GTGTATAATTCACTTGATGCAGCGGCATCTTCTATCGCAATACGAGTTTGTATAcaagaaaattttattcaagtatTGGATAATGGCAATGGcattttaaaagataattttagcTTGCTAGGGCAAAAATATGCAACAAGTAAATACGTTGACATTAGAACCTTAAAATCTGCACCAGATAAATATGGGTATAAAGGCATGAGTCTAGCAAGCATTATTGATGTCTCTCGAAATGTTCAAATAATATCACAATGTGGAAAATCGGATACAACGTGGATGAAAACATTCGCTAATGGTATAGAGAAAGAAGTTTGTAAGACGATTTCAAGACCTTCCAATGGTACCACG gttgaaataaaaggatttctatacaatttaaatattcaaagaaGATCAATAGAGCCACAAAATGAATTgcttaatattaaaacatcactACAACAGTTATCCCTTGTGCATTGTAATGTGTCTATTAGTTTAAGAGATGATTGTAAGAAcgaaattattttacaaattcatAAGAACAGAACTATACATGATACTTTACAGtcagtatttaaaataagtgaaaaatattttcaagagCTTCAAGTAGAAAAGAATGAATATAAAGTAAaagcttttattaataaacataatttagaaaCAAATAATGACtaccaatatatttatattaatggcAAGTATATCCATAAATCAGTTTTACACCGAACATTAAATGAAAGTTTATCTCATTTTATTAGTACAGGAAGTAACAGGAGAAAATACAAGGTGAAGATCTTATACACACTTTTTTCATTAATCAGTT tcaaaaataattgttttaaccGGACTgttccattttattttgtatttataacatGTCCGAACTATGATTTTGACGTGACTTATAATTCTGAAAAAACTTTAGTCGAATTTAAAGACTGGAATGAAATCAACAAACTTATTGATAAACTTATCAAGTTTTACAATGGTGGTTTAGTATCAAAGAAAAGAGATTTGAATGAAGTAGGTAATGAGGAAAAGAAATCAAATTTAAAGAcagaagttaaaaaaattatgaattgtattttaaataataaaagtaaacaaacaagAATTTCGCAACTACAAAATGgtataaaag GTAAAATTCGAAAAAGaagtagaaagaaaaagaaagccGTTTCAGGGGTAAAgttgacaaataaaaataatgaaacataTGACCCATGTCAGAAAAAGGACTATCCTGATTCCCCTAACGTAGAACAATCAAAAGACCAGCCAGAGAAACAAGAATTTAAATTGAAGATATCCAAAAATACACAAGTGATTAATTACGCAATTAAAGTATCGAATCAGCAGGTTCAAAAAATTGAGAAACCTCCAATAACATTTcagaaaaataaagatttactTATTAAACAGTTCGATGATCCAACAAAGACCGTACGAAAACGGTGTAAATACTTAAACCGAAGGGTACTCAAGCtacttgataaaaatgtttttaaaga TCCTTCGCGTTCTGGATTTTGCTTAGAAGAGATAGAGCCATCAATCATGAGTGAAAGCATtgaaaatagaaacaataattgTAAACCCGGAAATTACATTGTACAAGAATCCGAAAGCGACAACGCGGAACATATAATAGAACCTATCAATTGTTGCGAAACTATACTAAGGAGCTGCAACAATGAACTACAAGATTTTGAGAATGAatttgaaaata GTATGTCTCCGATAGCGAAGAATCATTGTAAACTTCAGAATGTGTATGAATTTAATGATGGCGAGGTATATTACGAAGAC acgATTTATAAACACTTCgtgaagaatgttttaattaatacagAAATTTTCGAACCAGAAgtacaaaatatcaaaaatctttttttaaaacgcaTTGAGAAAATCAATAGTGACATACAAGACCAAGATGCTGATCTAATATTCGATTCTCTGTCGCTAACGGAAGCAAAA ATTTTAGGACAAATTGATCGTAAATTCATTGCTAGCATTATAAATGCTCGGTCGGCTAAAACTAATAAATCTTCCAACTACCTCGTTCTATTTGATCAGCATGCTGTTGATGAAAGAGTCCGACTTGAAAGTAATTTATCTG ATTACATACAGGACAGTGGCTGGAAAAGTATTCATATTGATCCTGTAACGATTGTACTATGTAAAGACGATTATGTTTATTGTGTGAACCATAAAGAAAAATTAGCTCGATTTGGATTGCAATGGACGTTCTCATCAGAATGTGAAATGTTGTTAAATGCTATACCAAATGCGATTCTAGGGAAGAATCCGAGACAG GTTGAAATAGTTATGAAAGCTGTAAAAAAGTTGATTTCTGAACAAATTCAGGCAATTAAATCACTAAGAGGTAATGTCTCGTTATATCCGAAGTCTATAATGGAACTTGTTTTTAGCGAG GCATGTAAATATGCAATTAAGTTTGGAGATAAACTATCGAATAGTGAATGTGCAAACATGATAAGTTCGCTTGCTGGTTGCAAAACTCCTTTTCAATGCGCCCATGGTCGACCTGCCATCGCAGTTTTAATGGAGCTAAGGAATAATTATAATCAAAGCTATAAG GTAAACTTAACGaaaatcaaaacatttaaaaaagtagaTACCAAAGATGTAAGCAGAAGAtctagttag
- the LOC120626697 gene encoding uncharacterized protein LOC120626697 — MSKILFILFSVVIASVLSAEIPSHVTLDKQDNLKPDVSEAIETHAIYKKPLKPELEHHPVYRAEELKSQGRARIEPVRSHGPVVKHDMLADEPASDPAVDKADNYGFSNPVEVAYPDIPYAPGYGYGNGFTGPNGYDLYNPIDYYMEPDTSTAGLLWSQVPDSRTLVSYAGRTISWIFSSIFVLMLGSLLTVGVCNYTNLCSITFNGVGPIHEEMRSLITPERLERIGKAADFVKTAINRYQKIQNIAEPGTRKRRSSRY, encoded by the exons ATGTCTAAAATACTGTTCATACTATTCTCTGTCGTGATAGCTTCGGTGCTGTCTGCTGAAATACCATCACATGTCACTTTAGACAAACAGGATAATTTAAAGCCCGATGTATCCGAAGCTATTGAAACCCATGCGATTTACAAAAAACCATTAAAACCCGAATTGGAACATCACCCAGTGTACAGAGCAGAGGAACTTAAGAGTCAGGGTCGTGCAAGAATTGAACCAGTGAGATCACATGGCCCGGTTGTTAAGCATGATATGCTAGCAGATGAGCCAGCTTCAGATCCTGCAGTTGATAAGGCC GATAACTATGGTTTTTCCAACCCTGTAGAAGTTGCTTACCCTGATATCCCTTACGCTCCCGGGTACGGCTATGGAAATGGATTTACCGGACCAAATGG ATATGATTTGTACAACCCCATTGACTACTATATGGAACCTGATACATCAACCGCTGGATTGCTTTGGAGCCAAGTTCCGGATTCTAGg ACTCTCGTAAGTTACGCTGGCAGGACTATCAGTTGGATTTTCAGCAGTATTTTCGTCCTTATGCTAGGCTCTCTGCTCACTGTAGGCGTTTGCAATTACACCAATCTTTGCAGCATCACTTTCAACGGTGTCGGACCGATCCACGAGGAGATGAGATCGTTGATAACTCCCGAGAGATTGGAGAGAATAGGCAAAGCTGCCGACTTTGTGAAGACGGCCATAAATAGATATCAGAAGATACAAAACATTGCCGAGCCGGGCACAAGGAAACGTCGTTCCTCACGCTATTAG
- the LOC120626700 gene encoding uncharacterized protein LOC120626700 — protein sequence MILNLIFSQMLKIIIVASVISVVCGTQYAYFDNNLVEFDDPPAPTISLPYPYKEPKVIKVEPRPAVTYDVGVRTAIVSSPPTAMTKLDLIMAPVRLICSVATSVIGFIKRTIMYVITSIPALVFGCFSSLGVCNLSAICKFFNIDPSSYVNEIASLVNPERLKRATQFVETAINKYRELQKV from the exons ATGATACTTAATCTCATATTTTCCCAGATGTTGAAAATAATCATCGTTGCATCAGTCATATCCGTGGTATGCGGTACCCAGTATGCTTACTTCGATAACAATCTTGTAGAATTCGACGATCCACCTGCACCA ACTATTTCGCTTCCGTACCCCTATAAAGAGCCAAAAGTGATCAAGGTAGAACCGAGACCTGCAGTAACCTATGATGTTGGAGTCCGCACAGCAATCGTTTCCTCACCACCTACTGCTATGACCAAGTTAGATCTTATCATGGCTCCCGTCAGACTCATTTGTTCTGTAGCAACG agCGTTATTGGCTTCATTAAAAGGACGATTATGTACGTAATAACGTCCATCCCAGCTCTCGTCTTCGGCTGCTTCTCATCCCTCGGAGTTTGCAACCTTTCCGCAATCTGTAAATTTTTCAACATCGACCCATCTTCCTATGTGAATGAAATAGCTTCGTTAGTTAATCCTGAACGTTTGAAGAGAGCGACACAGTTCGTCGAGACCGCTATCAACAAGTATAGAGAACTTCAAAAAGTTTAG